Genomic segment of Truepera radiovictrix DSM 17093:
CCTAGAGTGTCGACATGCGTCTGCGACCCCACCGCCGCCTCCCCAATGATGGTGATGCGGTTGCCATCGGGCCCTAGGCGGAAGCCCTGCGCGTCCCGCTCGGGATAGTGCCGGTCGAGGATCTCGTTCGCGAGTTCGGGGTCGTACTCGAGGTACTGCGTCGCCAAACGCTCGTGGAAGTACGGCGTGTCCGCCTGCGGCGCCGCCTGCCACGGCTCGCCCTGCCCGATAAAGACGAGGTCGATGATCTCCTGGCGGTTGATGGCGTGCGACAGAGCGACCCTGAAGTCTTTGTTCTGAAAGATTTCGCGCTTGACTGGGTCTCGGTGCGTCAGGTTAAAGGGCACGACTAGGGTGTTCATAAAGGCGCTCGGCCCCTCGATAAAGCGGTAGTCGCCGCGCTCTTGGTTGTCGAAAAGTACTGCCCGATAAGACGGGTCGGCGATGTGCCGGTCGAGAAAGTCGATCTCGCCGTTTGCCACGCGGAGCAAGATGAGTTCGGCGTCTTCGACGATGTCGTAGACGACGCTGTCGATGTAAGGCAGCTGGTTGCCCTCCTCGTCGACCTTCCAGTAGTAGGGGTTGCGCTGGGCGGTAAAGCGGGTACCCGCGTAGGGACTTGTGGGCACCCAGGCGTTCAGCATGGGCCGATTCGGATCCTGCCAATGCTCGACGGTGTAGTCAGGCGAGTTACCCCTAATCTGAAAGAGGTCCACCCAAGTGTTCACGCCCGCTTGTTGAACCAGTGCGTCGATCCCATCAGGGTTGTAGTCGATGTGGAACTGCTCCATGTAGTGGCGCGGGTAGGAGACGGGAATGACCCCAAAGCCCCCAGCCATCTCGAGGAGAAAGAGGCCGTTGGGCTGCTCGAAGCGGAACACTACCGTGGTGTCGTCGATGACCTCCACGGTTCCCGGTACGTTGTCTTCACCCGTGGTGAACCACGTCGGCGGGGCGGGTGTCAGCTCCTCGTTCATGACCACGGCTTCATACCAGAACATGATGTCGTGAGCGGTGAAGGGATGTCCGTCAGACCATCGCATCCCCTCACGCAGGTGAAAGGTGAACTCGGTCGCATCCTCGTTCGCTTCATAGGACTCAGCAACGTTGGGGACGATGTCGCTCCAGTCGGGCGTCCAGCGTAAGAGCCCTTCATAGCCGATGGTGCGCCGAATGTGGTTGGCGTCGCTGGCGCCTAGGAGCACCGTGCGCCAAGTGCCACCGTAGGTGCCGATGCGTTCGACGACGGGGACGACCAGGGGATTGTCGGGCAGACGCTCCTCGACGGGCGGCAGCTCGCCGGCGCTCACCCGTTCGGCGAGCTGCGGGGCTTCATTAAACTGAGCGGGCTGACCCCAAACAGGGCTGCTTAGCGCCAAAACTAGCGCAGCGACCCACCAAAGGGGCACACGCAGGGCGGATCGTGGGGCTTTTTTCTTCTGCTGAACGTTCATACCTGCTCCTCGGCGTCGGTTATGAAAGCTACGAAGTCGCGTAAACCGTCTAGACATGGATTTGCGCCTTTAAAACCCCCTTTCGCTTGCGGAAAGCAGGCGTGGGCTCCACCTTCTCGCACGCTGTTAGCTTCGCGTTGACGTTCTATAATATATCATATACCTAGGCGGATGAGAAGCCCTGCTACGCCGCCCTCGGAGAGCGCCGAGGCTCGGGATAGCCCTCGCCCCATCCAGAAACGCGTCGCAGAAAACAACGGCTCTTAGGCGTCGCAGCCCTCTCGCTCGAGCAGGCAGCCTCGTCACGACCGCCGACGAAGATCCAGCTCACAAGACGTGTTCTGAAAGCGGAGGCGAAAGTGGTCGCGGCCCAAGGGCGCCTGGCAGTAGGGGTTATCGAAACGCGGGTAGTTCCCCAAAGGCACCCTTTGTCCCCCAACCCTGAAGGGTCCAGTCCAGCCGAAGCGCACCTCGCCCAGGGTCGGCGAAGCGTACCGCACCGTCAGCCCATCGCACTGGATGGGCGCAGCGCATAGCGCTTCGACGAAGCGCTCAAAGCTGCCGTGCTGGCTTTCGCTACCTACTTCGCAGAGCCAGACGTTGTCGCGCGCCTCCGCACGCAGCTCGACCCCGGCGTAGGGGCCCCTCTCCGCCCAACACGCCGGGTGCTGCGAAAAGAGCGCGACGTACCCCCGGCCCTTACGCCCGAAGGTCCAGTGACCTCGCTGCACCGTCTCGTCGAAGTGCGCGCGCGGGAAGTAGGCGTGCGAGAAGGGATGTGGATCCCCCGCGGGCACGTGGTGCAGGCACACCAGTACGTTCTCGTGCTGCGCGGCCCTGGGCAGCCAGCGGTTGCCCGCCCAGAAGTTGGGGCGCGCGTCGTGCTCCCCCGACTCGTCGTCCGTACCGGGATGGTTGGTAAACACCACCGCGTCGGGGCCCAGCATGGCGTGCCAGACGTGCTGCTGATAACCGGGTTTACCGGGCCGAAAGTCCTGTGCGCAGCTCAGCTGCGCGTGAGGCGTCCGGAAGGTGACGAGGTTGACCTCGCTCAAGGCCGTGTTGAGCGCCTCCCCATCGAACGTACCCCCCGCCTCCTCGATGAGCGCGCGGCTCGCCTCGAGCAGCCCGTCGGCGTGGGCGATAAATTCCATTAGCCAGGGGTCGTCGGCGATCTCGGCGACCCGCAGCGACGCCTCGCGCACCGCAGGGTGGCGCGCCGTCTGGCAGGCCCAGAAGAACAGGTTGTCGTCCAGGCTGCTGTGCTGCAGGCCGTAGCGCGGCGCGTCTAGAACGTTAAGGCCATGGCGTTCCCGGCACCGCACCGCCTCCGGTTCGTCGTGGGCGATAGCGACGACGATTGGAGGCGGGCGGTAGTCGCTGGTGGCCAAGCCGATCAGTGCGAGGTTCGTCCCGATGTGGTAGAGCCCTTCACCCAGGTGGAGGTCGCCTTGACCGAAGACCAGCCAGGCGATGGCCGTCGTCGGCGCGGTGCGCCCGCCCTTGATCCAAGCGGCGTAGGTCCGCCCGTGCGTGCTCCCCATCACCCCCCCCAAACTATGCAGGGCGAGCTCGAAGAGCAGCAGATCTACGGCCCTCCCAGCGCGCTGCCGGAGCTCGGGGTCGGCCGCGAAGTCGTAGAGGTTGAGGAGCGCTAAGAGGTCCTCCTCGAAGTAGCAGTTCGAGAGCCACTCCGAAAAACCAAAGCGCGCGCGCTGGTCGAGCCACCTGTGCGCCAGCTCGGCGCCGTGATCGGCGTGCCAGCGCCCCGTCTGACCGCTGTTGGGGAGCACCGCGTCGCCGAAGAGCTGTCCAGCGAGCACCTCACAGCTGTGAAAGAGGATCTGATGGTTTTCGGTATGAAAACACATACCGCGAACGCCGGGCTGGTCGTACCAGTAGCAGAAGTTACGCGCTGCCGCCTCGAGCGCCGCGCGCGCTTCCGGCGCGAGCAGCGGGTGCGCGGGGTAGCGGCACAGCAGGCGCAAAACGCCGGCGAGCGCGAAGTCGGCGCAGTCGCGCCGCGCGCCGATCAGCTCGCATGACGCGCGTAGCATCCTAGCGTCGGGGGGCACACCCTGCTCGAGGCGGGCGAGCTGGTGAAAGACCTCCGCACGCCCGTTGCCGAGCGGCCGCTCGGTGGCCGCCTCAGCCTCGAGGTAGTGCCTGCACCGCTCGCTATAAGCGCGGTTCGCCTCGGCCGCGCGCCCGGTTAGGGTTTCTGTCACGGCGTTTACTCCGTAACCCCGCGCGCAACCGCCACTTCGGGAAGATCGTAGAAGTCACCCACCGCGACCCAGTACAGGTTCGCGTAACCCGTGAGATCTGAAGTGTAGAGCACGTGCTGGCCGTCGGGGGCAAAGCGCGGGTGCGGGTGGGCGTGCTGGTCGTTGAAGGTGCTGCGGTGCATCGCCAGCAGGCGCGGACCGACAAAGCGCTCCCCCTCGCGCTTGAACAGCATGATAAAGGGCACGGCGTTCGGCACCGAGGGCTGCGTCCCGTCGCCGACGACGAGGTCTAGACCGTTGCTCTGAAAGTGCCAGGAGTGAAAGGGGAAGTCGAACTCCTCTCGCCCGGTGTTGTCCGGGCGGATCGCCCCGAAAAAACCCCGCCGGGGGCCCGTCCTGGGAAAGCCGTGGTACCCGAGGTAGCGCCCGTCTTGGTGCCAGTACTCATGTCCGACGGCCACGCCGTCGTCTTGAGGACGAATTTTCCAGAGTTGGCCGCGCACCATGTCTAGCCCCCAGATGCGGTGATCGACGCGGGCCCAAGGGCCTTCGTGACAAAACGTCAGGAGGTGCGGCTGGGTTGGGCTCGGGTTGACGTGCCCCAGGTAGCAGCGGTCCTCGTGCAGCGTCTCGGCTTCGCCGGTCGCCACCGCGATACGAACGACCCGGGTCAGCGGTCGCTTCTCGAAGAACTCGACGAACCGCGAGTAGCTGTAGGGGACGCTCGCCTCGCCGGCGAAAGCGGCGCGCTCCGTAAGGGTGCCACAGACATAGGCGCCGTCGGCGGTCGGGGCGAAGCGCTCGCCCAGGACGAAGTCCCGCGGGGCGCGGAAGAGCTCGCGCAGCCCCAGCGTGCGCAGCTCGAGCTCGTACAAGCGCTCAGCGTCCCCGAAGTAGTGCGCCCGGTTCGCTTGGCTGTAGCAACCACCGGGACGGCTGGCGAGGTCTAAGTCGGTGAGCTGGGTGATGCGGTGCTCGGCGAGGTCATAGTGAAACAAGTTGGAGCGCCCCTCGCGGTCGGAGGTAAAGATGAACGAGCGGTCGCCCGTCCAGCAGGGGTCGGTGAAGTAGAGGTGGTTGGAGTGCCCCTTATAGCGGGTCAGCTGGGTGACCTCTCGCCCACTATGCGGGTCCCTGTAGCGAAAGGGTTCGTCGTTCCAGATGCGGCCAACGCTCATGCTCGGCTCCTCATATAGATGGAGACAAACGCTTTGGGAGCGACAAGGCGCAGGGGGCGACCCGTCACCACTTCACCAAGTCTCCGATGTTGACCGGCAGCCCAGTTGCCAAGGACTGATTCGCCGCCACACCGGTAAGGACGCTCCTCGCCCCGTCGAGGTAGCCTGCAGCGCGCCCTAGGGGGTCGTCGCTCGCGCCGAAAAAGAGATCGTCCAACAGCCGGACGTCGCCGCCGCCGTGACCGCCGCGCCCCTCTTCGAAGGGGACCGCTTGGGCTCGCTCCCAGTGCTTTTGCAGCAGCAGCGTCGGCCGCTCCGCGCGCTCCCCTCGACCGTAGGAGGGGTCGACCTCCACGTGGTGCTGCTCTAACGTCTTGTGGTCGCCGACGCTCCCCGAGACGTAGGAACGCTCCACCACATCGACCTCCAGGCGGCCCTTGGTGCCGTTCAACATCACGCGGTAACCTTCCCAGGGACAGTGTGCGTTGAGCGAATAGCTCATGACGGCGCCGCCTTCGTAACGCACCAATACGGCCATCGTGTCCTCGATGGAGATACCGTCGCCGAAAACGCTCTGATCGCGAAAGTAACCGTCTTCGTGTTCCGCGTCTAGGTAGAGCGCCCTGAGCTCAGGGTCGGCCGCTAGGTCGATCGCAAAGGGGTCGCACTTGGCCGCTTCGGAGCCGTACGCACGGCTGTAAAAGTGCTCTACGCCCCTGGCTTCGGCGTTGTCGCGGCCGTAAAAGCGCAGGCCGCCCATGGCGAAGACCATCTCGGGGACGTCGCCCAACCACCAGTTCACCAGGTCGAAGTGGTGGCTGGCCTTGTGCACCATCAGCCCGCCCGAGTTGCGCTTGTCGCGGTGCCAGCGCCGAAAGTAGTCCGCGCCGTGTCGGGTATCTAACAGCCACTCGAAGTGCACGGACAACACCTCGCCAATCTCACCCGACTGGATGAGCTCTTTGACCTTGGCGTTGCGCGGGCTGTAGCGGTAATTAAAGGTCACCGTCAGCGCTCTACCGGTGCGCCGCACCGCGCCGATAATGGCTTGGCATTTTTCAGCAGTCGTCGTCATCGGTTTTTCAGTGATCGCGTCGCTTCCGGCCTCGAGTGCCCGGATGATGTAGTGGTGGTGCGTCCGGTCGATGCTCGTGACGATCACGGTGTCCGGCCGCACCTCGGCGAGCAAGCGGTCAAAGTCCCTGGGGTGATACGCCGGTGGCGTTTGACCCGTCTTGTCCCGGACCTGCCGCTGATAAAACGCCATGCGCGTACCGTTAGGATCGCAAAAAGCGACCACCTCGCCCACCTCGGCGTGCCGATCAAGCAGCGAGCCGATGTACATCCCAGCCCTGGCGCCGGTACCGACCAGCGCGTAGCGTCTCTTCGAGGTCTGCACGTTAACCTCCGGCGGGTACAGTTTGTGGCAGCCAGCCGCCATACTTGGGGTGATCTTCGCCGATGGGCAGCGTTACGTCTTGGCCCGTCTGCGCCGAGTCGTACATGGCGGTCACCAGCTCGAGCGAGGCTCGCGCGTCCGCCAAGGTGACGGGCAGCGCACTGCCCTGCCGCAAGGCCCTCACGAAACGGAAAAACTGCCCTTCGTAGCGCTCGGGGAGCGGCTCAAAACGCGCTAGGGCCGCCCCGATCCGCGCGTCCACCTCGGGCGTGTCGCCGACAAAGCGCCACGGCTCGGCCGAGTTGTTGTAGGGCTCGGTGTTGCTCTCGGCCACGAGGTTCTCGAAACAAAAGCGGTGCCGCGTGATCTCCTGCGGCGAACCGAGGGTCACCGAGAGCGAGGCGAGCGAACCGTCAGAGAACTCGAGCGACACCGACGCGCAGTCCTCGACCTCGATGGGGTTCACGCGCGTAGCGGTGCGCGCAAACACGCTTTTGGTGGAACCCAAGATATAGGTCAGCATGTCGTGGGCGTGAATGGCGTGGCTGAGTAGCGCGCCCCCGAGTTCGGTCTGCCACTTGCCCCGCCAGGGCACGTCGTAGTAGCTAGCGCGCCGACGCCAGGCGGTTTCGACGGTGCTCAGGTACGCTCTCCCCGCGACGCCTTGAGCGACCAGGTGCTTGAGTTTTTGCAGACCGCGCCCAAAGCGGTACTGAAAGATGGGCATGACCCGCCCCTGTGACGCGGCCTCGGCGGCGATCAGCGCGTCGGCCTCCCGGAGCGACCCGACGAGGGGCTTTTCGCATACCACGTGCTTGCCCGCTGCCAGCACCTGCTGGATCTGCTCGAAATGCCCCTGCGGCGGCGTGCAGAGGTCGATGACGTCCAGATCCTCCATACGGCAGAGGTCGGCGAGGTCCCGCGTCACCCGTGGCACGCGGTAGGTCTCGGCGAGCCCCTGAGCCTTGGCGAGGTCGAGATCGCACACCGCAACGACCTCAATCTCTTCCGAAAGCTTGAGGTAGGCGTCTAGGTGCGCCTTCCCGATCCCCCCACCAACTACGGCGACCCTGAGCTTGTCCATGTCGCGTCCTCTCAGCTAGAATTTATATATAATATACACCATGGCTATGGATCCCACCTGCTCCCACTACCTAAGGGCAGGTCAAGGTCGGGGCGCCTTCGCCACGCCGGAGGTTGACGCTCGCACCCACCACACCCTGCACCCTAGCTGCGCCGACTATGCTTGAACGCTCGAGCCAGCAGCGTGAAGGGGTCACCCCCGAAGGGCCCATCAACGCCGCACTAGTCGGCGTGTCGGGCTTCGGCCGGGTTCACTATGGCGACCTCTTGCGTCAGCAGGAGCGCGGGCGCGTGCGCCTCATCGGCGCTACCGTCATCAACCAAGCCGAAGAGGTAGAGACCTGCAGGCACCTCCAGGCGCTCGGCTGCAGGCTTTACGACGACGCCGAGACGATGTTCAGGGAGCTGAGGGGTGAGATCGACCTCTGTTGCATCCCGACCGGCATCCACCAGCACGCGCCGATGACGGTCGCGGCTCTGCGCGCGGGCGCAAACGTGCTGGTCGAAAAACCGGCGGCGGCCACCCTCGGCGACGTCTACGCGATGCGGGCCGCCGAACGGGAGACGGGGGGCTTCGTCGCGGTCGGCTTTCAGAGCATGTACGCGCCCGAAACGCTCGTGATGAAGCGCGCCATCCTAGCGGGTGACATCGGTAAGCTCAGGGCTATCAAGTGCCGCGCCCTGTGGCCGCGCCTGGACAGCTACTACACCCGCAACGCGTGGGCGGGCCGCCTCAAGCTGGGGGAGCGGTGGGTGCTCGACTCGCCGTTCAACAACGCCGTGGCGCACCAGCTCAACATGATCTGTTTTCTGGCGGGTACGGAGCTGCACCGCTCGGCGCGGCTGCAGCGCGTCGAGGCTGAGCTCCTCCGCGCTCACGCCATCGAAAGCGCCGACACCGCCTCGCTGCGCCTCCTCACCGAAGACGGCGTCACGCTGCACTTCGTGGTCACCCACTGCTCCGAAACCGTGCTGGATCCGGAGATCGTGGTGCGGGGCGACCGGGGCTCTATCCACTGGACCTTTGACGAGATGCGCCTGCAAAAGCGTGACGGTAGCCTCGTGCAGCTGCCCTGCTTGGGGGGCACCCCGCTCAGGGACGCCATGCAGGAGGCGGTGCGGGCGCGCGTTCGCGACCCCGAGGTGTTCGTCTGCGACCTCGGCGTCGCGGGGACGCACACCCTGGCGGTCAACGGCGCTCACTTGGCTTGCCCCGTACACGCTATTCCCGAGCGCTTCGTCGAGCGCTACCCTGCAGAGGGCGCTATCAAGACCGTGGTCAGAGGCATCGAAGGCGCGGTCGCCCGCGCCTTCGACGAGGAGCGGCTTTTTAGCGAGCTGGGGGTGCCCTGGGCGCGCCCGGGCGGCGTCGCCTCCCTCACCGACCCCCAAGCGGTCGCCGCGGCGTTTCGGTGAGCTGGCCGTGCACCCCCCCTCCTTGCTGCACCCCTCCTCTCTAAGGTTAGGCGCGCCGTGAACGACGCCCGTTTCCGTCATCCCCCGATGGATAACCGCATCATCCCCTTTTGGTTTTGGAACGGGGCACTCGACGATGCCGAGCTCGTCCGGCACATTGCGGCGATGGCCGAAGGGGGTGTGGGTGGCTTTTTCATCTGCGCACGGCAGGGTTTAGGGGTTCCGTATCTCTCCGAAGCGTGGTTTGAGCGCGTCGTGCTCGCGGTTCAGGAGGCAGCGGCGCGCGGCCTTTCGGTGTGGCTCTACGACGAGTACCCTTACCCGAGCGGCGTGGCCGGCGGCGAGGTGCTGCTCGAGCACCCGGACGCTAAACACACGCTGCTCCGCGTCCACGAACGCACGGTTTCGGGCCCGCAACCTTTGCGACTCGAGCTCCCGTGGGGGCGGGTACTCGCCGCCAAAGCCGTGCCGATAAAGGAGACAGGCCGCTTAGGCTGGGACGAAGCCACCGATCTACGCCAGCACATCGGCACCTTGCAAACGGAGAGCGTTTTTCAAAAAACCGGCCTCACGGCCTACAACCAGAAGCGTTTTTTCACCTACCGTCCGACGAAGGTGTTGAGCTGGACGGTGCCTCACGGGCGCTGGCGGGTCGTCACGGCTCTCGAGGAGGAGCTGAGCGACTTCAAGTATTACGGCACCTACGTCGATCCGTGCCACGAGGGCGCGGTGGAGACGTTTCTAAAACTCACCCACCGGCGCTACGCAGAGGTCCTCGGCGCGCACTTCGGCGGCACCATCAAGGGATTTTTCACCGACGAGACCGGCTTTTTGGGCGCCCTACCCTGGACGCGGCGGCTG
This window contains:
- a CDS encoding ABC transporter substrate-binding protein encodes the protein MNVQQKKKAPRSALRVPLWWVAALVLALSSPVWGQPAQFNEAPQLAERVSAGELPPVEERLPDNPLVVPVVERIGTYGGTWRTVLLGASDANHIRRTIGYEGLLRWTPDWSDIVPNVAESYEANEDATEFTFHLREGMRWSDGHPFTAHDIMFWYEAVVMNEELTPAPPTWFTTGEDNVPGTVEVIDDTTVVFRFEQPNGLFLLEMAGGFGVIPVSYPRHYMEQFHIDYNPDGIDALVQQAGVNTWVDLFQIRGNSPDYTVEHWQDPNRPMLNAWVPTSPYAGTRFTAQRNPYYWKVDEEGNQLPYIDSVVYDIVEDAELILLRVANGEIDFLDRHIADPSYRAVLFDNQERGDYRFIEGPSAFMNTLVVPFNLTHRDPVKREIFQNKDFRVALSHAINRQEIIDLVFIGQGEPWQAAPQADTPYFHERLATQYLEYDPELANEILDRHYPERDAQGFRLGPDGNRITIIGEAAVGSQTHVDTLGVIQEHWRAVGIDLQVRPIDRSLLWQRIEANDVDVSVWDGDGGGLEALIRPRYYFPSELASAQAPAWAAWYINPTLEIAEEPEEPERRQMELYEQLRATGDLDEQSELMLEILEIAADRFAVIGVSTRPLAVGIARNNLRNVPDSIPQTGGFYPNPAPANPFQWFFE
- a CDS encoding Gfo/Idh/MocA family protein produces the protein MAAGCHKLYPPEVNVQTSKRRYALVGTGARAGMYIGSLLDRHAEVGEVVAFCDPNGTRMAFYQRQVRDKTGQTPPAYHPRDFDRLLAEVRPDTVIVTSIDRTHHHYIIRALEAGSDAITEKPMTTTAEKCQAIIGAVRRTGRALTVTFNYRYSPRNAKVKELIQSGEIGEVLSVHFEWLLDTRHGADYFRRWHRDKRNSGGLMVHKASHHFDLVNWWLGDVPEMVFAMGGLRFYGRDNAEARGVEHFYSRAYGSEAAKCDPFAIDLAADPELRALYLDAEHEDGYFRDQSVFGDGISIEDTMAVLVRYEGGAVMSYSLNAHCPWEGYRVMLNGTKGRLEVDVVERSYVSGSVGDHKTLEQHHVEVDPSYGRGERAERPTLLLQKHWERAQAVPFEEGRGGHGGGDVRLLDDLFFGASDDPLGRAAGYLDGARSVLTGVAANQSLATGLPVNIGDLVKW
- a CDS encoding oligogalacturonate lyase family protein, encoding MSVGRIWNDEPFRYRDPHSGREVTQLTRYKGHSNHLYFTDPCWTGDRSFIFTSDREGRSNLFHYDLAEHRITQLTDLDLASRPGGCYSQANRAHYFGDAERLYELELRTLGLRELFRAPRDFVLGERFAPTADGAYVCGTLTERAAFAGEASVPYSYSRFVEFFEKRPLTRVVRIAVATGEAETLHEDRCYLGHVNPSPTQPHLLTFCHEGPWARVDHRIWGLDMVRGQLWKIRPQDDGVAVGHEYWHQDGRYLGYHGFPRTGPRRGFFGAIRPDNTGREEFDFPFHSWHFQSNGLDLVVGDGTQPSVPNAVPFIMLFKREGERFVGPRLLAMHRSTFNDQHAHPHPRFAPDGQHVLYTSDLTGYANLYWVAVGDFYDLPEVAVARGVTE
- a CDS encoding Gfo/Idh/MocA family protein, which codes for MLERSSQQREGVTPEGPINAALVGVSGFGRVHYGDLLRQQERGRVRLIGATVINQAEEVETCRHLQALGCRLYDDAETMFRELRGEIDLCCIPTGIHQHAPMTVAALRAGANVLVEKPAAATLGDVYAMRAAERETGGFVAVGFQSMYAPETLVMKRAILAGDIGKLRAIKCRALWPRLDSYYTRNAWAGRLKLGERWVLDSPFNNAVAHQLNMICFLAGTELHRSARLQRVEAELLRAHAIESADTASLRLLTEDGVTLHFVVTHCSETVLDPEIVVRGDRGSIHWTFDEMRLQKRDGSLVQLPCLGGTPLRDAMQEAVRARVRDPEVFVCDLGVAGTHTLAVNGAHLACPVHAIPERFVERYPAEGAIKTVVRGIEGAVARAFDEERLFSELGVPWARPGGVASLTDPQAVAAAFR
- a CDS encoding Gfo/Idh/MocA family protein, yielding MDKLRVAVVGGGIGKAHLDAYLKLSEEIEVVAVCDLDLAKAQGLAETYRVPRVTRDLADLCRMEDLDVIDLCTPPQGHFEQIQQVLAAGKHVVCEKPLVGSLREADALIAAEAASQGRVMPIFQYRFGRGLQKLKHLVAQGVAGRAYLSTVETAWRRRASYYDVPWRGKWQTELGGALLSHAIHAHDMLTYILGSTKSVFARTATRVNPIEVEDCASVSLEFSDGSLASLSVTLGSPQEITRHRFCFENLVAESNTEPYNNSAEPWRFVGDTPEVDARIGAALARFEPLPERYEGQFFRFVRALRQGSALPVTLADARASLELVTAMYDSAQTGQDVTLPIGEDHPKYGGWLPQTVPAGG